A DNA window from Jaculus jaculus isolate mJacJac1 chromosome 1, mJacJac1.mat.Y.cur, whole genome shotgun sequence contains the following coding sequences:
- the Kbtbd4 gene encoding kelch repeat and BTB domain-containing protein 4 isoform X2 translates to MESPEEPGASMDENYFVNYTFKDRSHSGRVAQGIMKLCLEEELFADVTISVEGREFQLHRLVLSAQSCYFRSMFTSNLKEAHNRVIVLQDVSESVFQLLVDYIYHGTVKLRADELQEIYEVSDMYQLTSLFEECSRFLARTVQVGNCLQVMWLADRHSDPELYTAAKHCAKTHLAQLQSTEEFLHLPQHLLTDIISDGVPCSQNPTEAIEAWINFNKEEREAFAESLKTSLKEIGENVHIYLIGKESSRTHSLAVSLHCAEDDSISVSGQNSLCHQITAACNHGGDLYVVGGSIPRRMWKCNNATVDWEWCAPLPRDRLQHTLVSVPGKDAIYSLGGKTLQDTLSNAVIYYRVGDNVWTETTQLEVAVSGAAGANLNGIIYLLGGEENDLDFFTKPSRLIQCFDTETDKCHVKPYVLPFAGRMHAAVHKDLVFIVAEGDSLVCYNPLLDSFTRLCLPEAWSSAPSLWKIASCNGSIYVFRDRCKKGDANTYKLDPATSAVTVTRGIKVLLTNLQFVLA, encoded by the exons ATGGAATCACCAGAGGAGCCTGGAGCATCCATGGATGAGAACTACTTTGTGAACTACACTTTCAAAGATCGGTCCCACTCTGGCAGAGTGGCTCAGGGCATCATGAAACTGTGTCTAGAGGAGGAGCTCTTTGCTGATGTCACCATTTCAGTGGAAGGCCGGGAGTTTCAGCTCCACCGGCTGGTCCTTTCAGCTCAGAGCTGCTACTTCCGGTCCATGTTCACTTCTAACTTGAAGGAAGCCCACAACAGGGTGATTGTACTGCAAGATGTCAGTGAGTCTGTTTTCCAGCTCCTGGTTGATTATATCTACCATGGGACTGTGAAACTTCGAGCTGATGAGCTACAAGAAATTTATGAGGTGTCAGACATGTATCAGCTGACATCCCTCTTTGAGGAATGTTCTCGGTTTTTGGCCCGCACAGTGCAAGTGGGAAACTGCCTTCAGGTGATGTGGCTGGCAGATAGGCATAGTGATCCTGAGCTCTACACTGCTGCCAAGCACTGTGCCAAGACACACCTTGCCCAGCTACAGAGCACAGAGGAATTTCTCCACTTGCCTCAGCATCTACTCACTGATATCATCTCAG aTGGAGTCCCATGTTCCCAGAACCCCACAGAAGCAATAGAAGCCTGGATCAAttttaataaagaagaaagggaggcttTTGCAGAGTCACTCAAGACTAGCTTAAAG GAAATTGGGGAAAATGTGCACATTTACCTTATTGGGAAGGAGTCATCTCGTACACACTCTCTGGCTGTGTCCTTGCACTGTGCAGAAGATGACTCCATCAGTGTAAGTGGACAGAACAGCTTGTGTCACCAGATCACTGCAGCCTGCAACCATGGTGGCGACTTGTATGTGGTGGGTGGATCCATCCCACGGCGCATGTGGAAGTGCAATAATGCCACTGTTGACTGGGAGTGGTGTGCACCTTTGCCTCGGGACCGGCTCCAACACACCTTGGTGTCTGTGCCTGGGAAGGATGCCATTTATTCACTGGGTGGCAAGACACTGCAGGATACCCTCTCGAACGCAGTCATCTACTACCGGGTAGGTGATAACGTGTGGACCGAAACAACTCAGCTAGAGGTGGCTGTGTCAGGGGCCGCTGGTGCCAACCTCAATGGAATTATCTACTTACTAGGGGGTGAGGAGAATGACCTGGACTTCTTTACCAAACCATCTCGACTTATCCAGTGTTttgacacagagacagacaagTGCCACGTGAAGCCCTACGTGCTGCCTTTTGCAGGTCGCATGCATGCAGCTGTACATAAGGATCTGGTGTTCATTGTGGCTGAAGGGGACTCCTTGGTATGCTACAATCCCCTGCTAGACAGTTTTACCCGGCTTTGCCTTCCAGAGGCCTGGAGCTCTGCCCCATCCCTCTGGAAGATCGCCAGCTGTAATGGGAGCATCTATGTCTTCCGGGACCGATGTAAGAAAGGGGATGCCAACACCTACAAGCTTGACCCTGCCACTTCAGCTGTAACTGTCACAAGAGGCATTAAGGTGCTGCTTACTAATCTACAGTTTGTGTTGGCATGA
- the Kbtbd4 gene encoding kelch repeat and BTB domain-containing protein 4 isoform X1, with protein sequence MKGGNADSWQRKKLSTMESPEEPGASMDENYFVNYTFKDRSHSGRVAQGIMKLCLEEELFADVTISVEGREFQLHRLVLSAQSCYFRSMFTSNLKEAHNRVIVLQDVSESVFQLLVDYIYHGTVKLRADELQEIYEVSDMYQLTSLFEECSRFLARTVQVGNCLQVMWLADRHSDPELYTAAKHCAKTHLAQLQSTEEFLHLPQHLLTDIISDGVPCSQNPTEAIEAWINFNKEEREAFAESLKTSLKEIGENVHIYLIGKESSRTHSLAVSLHCAEDDSISVSGQNSLCHQITAACNHGGDLYVVGGSIPRRMWKCNNATVDWEWCAPLPRDRLQHTLVSVPGKDAIYSLGGKTLQDTLSNAVIYYRVGDNVWTETTQLEVAVSGAAGANLNGIIYLLGGEENDLDFFTKPSRLIQCFDTETDKCHVKPYVLPFAGRMHAAVHKDLVFIVAEGDSLVCYNPLLDSFTRLCLPEAWSSAPSLWKIASCNGSIYVFRDRCKKGDANTYKLDPATSAVTVTRGIKVLLTNLQFVLA encoded by the exons ATGAAAGGAGGGAACGCAG ATAGCTGGCAGAGAAAAAAGTTGTCTACCATGGAATCACCAGAGGAGCCTGGAGCATCCATGGATGAGAACTACTTTGTGAACTACACTTTCAAAGATCGGTCCCACTCTGGCAGAGTGGCTCAGGGCATCATGAAACTGTGTCTAGAGGAGGAGCTCTTTGCTGATGTCACCATTTCAGTGGAAGGCCGGGAGTTTCAGCTCCACCGGCTGGTCCTTTCAGCTCAGAGCTGCTACTTCCGGTCCATGTTCACTTCTAACTTGAAGGAAGCCCACAACAGGGTGATTGTACTGCAAGATGTCAGTGAGTCTGTTTTCCAGCTCCTGGTTGATTATATCTACCATGGGACTGTGAAACTTCGAGCTGATGAGCTACAAGAAATTTATGAGGTGTCAGACATGTATCAGCTGACATCCCTCTTTGAGGAATGTTCTCGGTTTTTGGCCCGCACAGTGCAAGTGGGAAACTGCCTTCAGGTGATGTGGCTGGCAGATAGGCATAGTGATCCTGAGCTCTACACTGCTGCCAAGCACTGTGCCAAGACACACCTTGCCCAGCTACAGAGCACAGAGGAATTTCTCCACTTGCCTCAGCATCTACTCACTGATATCATCTCAG aTGGAGTCCCATGTTCCCAGAACCCCACAGAAGCAATAGAAGCCTGGATCAAttttaataaagaagaaagggaggcttTTGCAGAGTCACTCAAGACTAGCTTAAAG GAAATTGGGGAAAATGTGCACATTTACCTTATTGGGAAGGAGTCATCTCGTACACACTCTCTGGCTGTGTCCTTGCACTGTGCAGAAGATGACTCCATCAGTGTAAGTGGACAGAACAGCTTGTGTCACCAGATCACTGCAGCCTGCAACCATGGTGGCGACTTGTATGTGGTGGGTGGATCCATCCCACGGCGCATGTGGAAGTGCAATAATGCCACTGTTGACTGGGAGTGGTGTGCACCTTTGCCTCGGGACCGGCTCCAACACACCTTGGTGTCTGTGCCTGGGAAGGATGCCATTTATTCACTGGGTGGCAAGACACTGCAGGATACCCTCTCGAACGCAGTCATCTACTACCGGGTAGGTGATAACGTGTGGACCGAAACAACTCAGCTAGAGGTGGCTGTGTCAGGGGCCGCTGGTGCCAACCTCAATGGAATTATCTACTTACTAGGGGGTGAGGAGAATGACCTGGACTTCTTTACCAAACCATCTCGACTTATCCAGTGTTttgacacagagacagacaagTGCCACGTGAAGCCCTACGTGCTGCCTTTTGCAGGTCGCATGCATGCAGCTGTACATAAGGATCTGGTGTTCATTGTGGCTGAAGGGGACTCCTTGGTATGCTACAATCCCCTGCTAGACAGTTTTACCCGGCTTTGCCTTCCAGAGGCCTGGAGCTCTGCCCCATCCCTCTGGAAGATCGCCAGCTGTAATGGGAGCATCTATGTCTTCCGGGACCGATGTAAGAAAGGGGATGCCAACACCTACAAGCTTGACCCTGCCACTTCAGCTGTAACTGTCACAAGAGGCATTAAGGTGCTGCTTACTAATCTACAGTTTGTGTTGGCATGA